The genomic interval TAGAAACTCAAAAGATAAGCAACGAAGACGATAGCAAGTTGATGATGGACATGGAGAAGACAACTCTGAATAACCCAAACAAGACACCTATTTCGAGCCACACACGTCCACCGGTCTTACAGAATGGAGTGACTAGGTCTAAATCTTGAGAAACGAAAAGTCTCTCATGTGAGTCTAGAAACAAAGAGACGCAgggaaaaaaaacatataagaaAATGATTAGCCATGCCACCCGCCCAAGCTGACTTGAGGAAAAGTCTAAAAGCATCGGGCATGCAACCCGCCCAAGCAAACCCTACACCAAATCACATTCTCAAACCCAAGACAAACCAATTCCTTAGCACGCCATGTGTCAAACCAACAAAAACCCAAATGTCGACTTTTGGGGAGCCCTATTAAGGCTTCCTTTAATATATAGTTATAGATGTTCTTCACAGATGTACTCTTCTCATGATTCCCAATAAACATTTTCTCAGTAACTACTTCTAAGTAATCGTTTCTACTTGGTATATGTAAAGGACACACTAGAAATTCAATTAACTCACCTTTTGAGACTTTTAAAATTCTCTTtaaacttttctcaaaaactctttcttttactcaccttttttatcttattttccACCAAACTTTGTCACTAAACTTTCtctactttttctttaatttgtaTCATTTACCTTCTACCACAAGCACTCAACACTTCAAAGATTACTTCAATCTTCCACTCTGTTGCTTCTAGCACATTTCACTTTATTAGTTGCAACACTTCCTCTCTCCTTACTAAAAAAATCTTGTATATTTTGGTGACACAATTGTGTAGGAGTGCTTGCATTAAGTAAAACTTCACAAAGAAAAGTCTTAGGCTATTGGAAAAATGGACGATTCTACTGACAATCAAGGTTGACCTATTTAAATCTACATGCAAGACATGAAGATGCTTCAAGTTTCCCAAGAATGGATGCAAGTGTTTGAGGACAacaatgaatgaatgatgaagATAATTGCCCAATTTACATCCTCAATCGTCACAATCTCTAAATCTCAACTGCCTAACTTGTATCCTTGATCATCACAATCTTTCAATCTCAACCCATGCAACCTAATGGTAGTGAAAACGCAACTAATAAAACCATCAAATCTAATAGGAATGGAGAAAATGGGGAGAGCATAGTTGATACAGTAATTGTTGCAAATGCTAATACAACTAATCCCTTTGTCAATGACAACTCTATTAAGACAACTTTGGCAACCAGTAATCAAGGTTCTTGACTAAAGAAAAGCTTTAAAAGCTATTTGATCAGAACATAAGCATGAACTTTGTCAGAGTTTGACCTAAAATTGCCATATCTAGCCAATGTAGTTGCTAAGTCATACCTTAAAGACTACAGCATCCCTAAGTTCAAGTATTTCAATAGTAAGTCCAAGGATACTTGAGAATATGTTACGAAACTTGGAAAGACTTTAAAAGTAGTGAGATTAGATGATGATATGAagttaaaaaagtttttcaagcCATTTATTGAAAAGGCATATACTTAGTACATTAATCTTACCCTTGGTTCTATGGAGTCTTGAAGTCAAATGTGCGAGATGTTTGGAGACAATTTCTTGTCCACCTAAGAAAGGGTTACCCTCGTTGACTTGGGAAAAAAGCACCAAAACTCTAGGGAGGATCTCATGGAGTATATCTAATGCTTCAAAATAAAGGTGTTAGACATACAAGACTCCACGATAAGAAAAAGCTAGTGAAAGTTTATATTCAAGATATGTTCGATGAGTATAAGTTATATTTGGAAAACTTACCTCTTCCTACTTTTAATACATTCATTGAAGCTGAACAAAAAACCAATAATACGGTTCTTAGGCAAAAGGGAGCTACTCTTTTCGATTAAATGAATACCCCAGTGAATGTAATTTAAGGAAGAAGTTGAGAGCATTCAAGCAAAAGGTCGAAAAGGCTTTCAACCTAATCTAGTATCTATATGAGACAATCtaataagaagaaaacaagATGAAGAAATCGATTCTCCCCCACTATTCTTAGGTTCACTAGATGGAGTCAGAGTACTTCTCCACGAATGGATTTGAGATAGACGGATGAAGTTACCTTATGTTCTGTTGCCTCCAACAACAAGAAAGAAGTTTAACCTAAGTTATTGTGACTATCATCGAATGATTGGTCATTCATTAGCTAAATGTAATTAGTTGCATAGAATATTTCACAAAAGGGTGCTAGTAAGAGAGTTACTAATTGAGAACAAGGTTCAGAGCAACCCTTCCATGACTTCTACTCTTAATTACTTCATGTATTAAAATTTGACAttgaaaagcaaagaaaactCATATTTGAACTGTAACTTTATTACTTTCATTTTGGTTGTACTTCATTATTCATGTTTAAATCGTAGTTTTATCATTCATACTTGGACTGTACTATTATTGGTCGTAAGTTttatcattcatttttttgctATAGTTCATTGTTCAAATTCCAACCACAACTTTATAACTCCTACTTTGGTTACAATGATATTATGTTATTAACTATAAGGTTTATTATTCATTTCGTGGCATAACTTGCTTATTCACAAAATGACTGCAACTTTGACACTTATCCGAAGGGTTGAGATAAGCTCATTTATTCAAGGTTGAGATAAAATCTCTCTATTGTAAACTTGAGAGCTCCCCTTTGACCAGTCATACGAAATGTGAACAACGTGTAATATCCACATGAATAACATCACTCAAACATGCTTGACAAAGTTAATAAAGGAGAAAACTAAAGCAACAACGAAACTTGCTCGTGAAACACCGGCAATCCGATATGCTTTAAAATGGGAACAACTCCTTCCCCGCTTCATTCTCGAACtttgatgttttttttttttcttttataagtATTGATCATATTCATGTATGATATTTGAGGACTTTGAAGCTGATTCAATAATATGTAGCTGAGGCATTTATATGAGCTGTATCTTTACTTTCGTTTTATAcctatgaaaaatatttatgttatttattggaaaaaaaaaaggagataacactaatagtttttattaaatttaccattttaatacttttaaaatgctcttttattttctctcttatcaTGGTAAATTCCATTTGTaatctttaatctttaatCTTTTATGTTAATTCCATTTTAGTTCTTAACCCCTGAGTTATTTCAATTGGATCCCTAACTTTTCAAATTAGTGTCCTTTTGatcctttcatcaaatttttccGTTAAATTGACGTTACATTTACATTTtagattaaattacatgttccGTGACATTTCATGAGAACTTTTTCTTAATTACTAACGAAAATATGCTACAAAAAAAATCGAAATGGAATCACTTAAAATAGAACAATGATCGTAAATGAAACCTACTTATCTcttaaacaaataaactaGAATAGATTTCCCCGTTCCATTTTCTTGCCCTGCCCTCTtcacaactttttttttttgaaaatatactTTTATCTCCCTTCAACCGAAAATAGGTTAATCTCATCAAGCAATTATCAATTCTCCATGTACCTGGAAGTGAGACGATAAACATAAAGACAGTCACGACTCAGGTGACCACGGTTTGGCTTAAAGATACCAATCATTAATTCACAGATGGTCTGCACTTTGCGGAGATAGGACAAGGCAGTCCCAGACAACCCAGAACATTTATTCATTGACAGCATCAAGGAAGGTTAAGGATCAATGGGTTCAATGacttaaaatttaactaatgaCATGGCCAAGCCGCCTCAGCCCTTAAAAACCAAGCCGCAAAAACATATTCCTGATAACAAGAAGATTCCAGGCTATTGATTATGACATGCTGCTAATcatacaaaataagaaaaaggtCCAAGTCAACCTGTCCAATATAACCATAGGTGAATACCAGGGAAATAATGAATCCTTGAAGATGCAGAAAAACAATTTGGTTATTGCTTCACAGAAATTTATTCAGATCTAATAAGATTAACATAATCCTCAAGTGATACTCTGGCCAGATTGAGTTTGAAATAGAAAGGGCAAGAAAACAATGTTCTGAACTAAGAACAATCTTAATGCAAAACCAGAGTCGGGCACCACAATTTCTTCACAGGTAGTAGCAATCAAACTGGAACTGTCGACAAAAACACAAGCAAATGTTTGGTCTTCAGGTTCTGTCTTCAAGATTCAGAACCAGCCTTAACAATGAAATTCTGGCGGCTGATGGGATTCATCACCACTGGTGGACCAGCAGTGCGGGGCCATGCCTGAAATTTCTTGTCAGTTTCTTCCCACCATTCCTTGTTTGAGACAGTTGAAGGTGTCGTTCCTGAGTTGGAGTGGAGAGTGCAATTATTAAACCTCTGCAATAGCCATAACAAAGCTTCAAAAGTATAACAGCAACTTACCTCCAAAAATCTTCTTGTCAGCAATAAGCTGATCACATACATAAGCAATGGCAAACGATCCGAGCACAGCAGGAATTATGTACTTTGTTGCCATTTTGAAGCTGCAATAATAAGACAAGAAGAAATGGTCAAGACAAAAACGAGATAAAGTTGCACGTGATAataatgaatttcaaaatacCACTCCAAAAGAACAATTATTGGCAGGCAAACTAGCAGAGAACCAATATACCAGTATGAGTTGTACGTAATaaaacttattttcaaaaagaaaaagcatttaataataatataaataatcaaACAAGGTTGATATTCTTGGCATAATGTATTTCTCCGTACATGCAAAATCATAAAAGTGTAGACATGCTACTGGCCTGACATGTACAGGACTACAGGCCCAGAATGGTACTAAAGGCCTCAAGGGTTACAGTTCAGTTCTCTTACAGGACAAACAAAAATGCATCACATTCACATTTTAAGACTCATCAAATGCGCAAAACAGAACCTGAAAACAACATACATCAAATTATTGGCAATTTAAAGCGTTATTCAGGATTTCAGAACTTTATTTATGTTCCAATAGTGTAGATTGCTTAGTGTTACCTTTCCAccttccccccccccccccccacccgacacacacacacactcaCCCCTCTCTCCTTCTCGCCTTTTTATTTTGCCTTTTACTTTTCATCAATAACTACTCTCTTCTAACCCAATGCAAAAGATAATCATCTCATCTGGATTATCTTCATAATGGTCACCATCTGGATTGGTTAAGAAAATGGATCTATAGGCTCCCAATACTATAGTATTGACTCTTTATTTAAATGCATTTAGACTTAAATATAAGAAGTAGCTAAAGATTGACTAGCTTAACCAAGTTTCTATCAAAGTAACTTACCAagtttaacttttttttaactagCCCAAGAAATAGGGCCACCTTAATTATGAACTACTAAAAAAACATATCACAACATTATTTGACCATATAATCTTGTACATTACTGACTCTGCATACCATAACTGACTGCTATTGCGACTACCCTAGAAGCCTAACTTATGAAACCAAGAACTCAAATTCAAAAGGTTTCTACGATATATAGTAAACTAAAAACCCTTAATCCAATTCTTGTTAACTTcagcaatttttcttttttcacaaTATATTTGGAAAGATAGTTGAGTTACACCATGAAGGAGCACACCTGCAGCAGCCTCTAAATGTGTTCAGTTCTAAACCCCAAACCAAAAAATGCAGATGCCCAATGATGGGATGcttgtaaaagatttatttgttgtttttgaGT from Theobroma cacao cultivar B97-61/B2 chromosome 5, Criollo_cocoa_genome_V2, whole genome shotgun sequence carries:
- the LOC18598968 gene encoding uncharacterized protein LOC18598968; this encodes MATKYIIPAVLGSFAIAYVCDQLIADKKIFGGTTPSTVSNKEWWEETDKKFQAWPRTAGPPVVMNPISRQNFIVKAGSES